GTGTAGCTATGTGactaaaaaaatattgtaataagcttgaatttaaaaaaaaatgattttaactgTGTCAAgagttaaacttaaattttaaaatttaaaaggtaaataattaaatttttaaaaataaaaatattaaattctatatttattTAAGACTAAGGTTATATTTGATAAACTGAAAAATTAATGATTGAATTTAAGTTGTAAATTTTGtttagtaaattattttaaattaagtattaaatataattagatttttttgataaataataatataatattaaataaaataaaaaaaacaattgaatttattatttattaagtctATCTAATTCTGCTCTAAAACTATAACAGACTAAAGATGAGGTATATCGCAAATTTCGCTATAATTACGATATCTGTTTTCATTTCAGATAACTCGATTCTGTTGTTTATTTTACTAATGACTAAAAACAGTTCATACCTACCTCCGACACAGTCGCGTAACCCAAAGAAATTTTGGACCAGACAAATCAATGAAACAACGAATTTACTAGTAATAATCAGatctcaaaaattaaaaaaaaaaaaaagaaaaaacaacaacaacaacaactttTGAAATTTCTGTAACCAAtacatatttattcttttttgggGATCCCTGTTTGATGTTGGAATCATTTCCCATTTCTCTCACTGCACAAACTTTGCTTCACCATACCAAATTCCCTCCTTCGCAATGGCTTCCCTTCTTTAGGCTCTCTGCTTTTCCTCCCCCTATTTTCAGGTAACAaccctttctctctttttttgttgGTTTTCTTTTACTCCTTTTTTTATCTAATAAAATCTGGGTTGGGTTTGAGTTGACAAGGAAGATAAGAATTTATGTGcaaattaaaggttaaatttgcaTGCAGTATCTGATATTAGGGGAATTGTTTTTCTTTATATCATAATTTTCACGTCATGAATATGAAAACCCTGCTTTCTTTTTAAAAGGGAATTGATTCAGTTGATCATTGGTTTCCTCTCACAATCACCCTCGAAGAGTCAACAATGGATCATGGCAACAAGTCGACGGGAATCAAGCAGATCGTTAGACTCAAAGGGATGCTTCAAAAATGGCAAACTGCGACATTTAGGTCTCGACCAAATTCCCACAACTCACAACGAAACCATGGCCACGGGGATGTGTCGGGATCAATCAACAAAGTTCAAACAGAAAAAAGGTATTGCGATTCCGACGAGGATGGATGCTACAGCCCTGAACCAGCACCTGATGTTCCAAAAGGATATTTCGCAGTGTATGTAGGGCCTGAGCTTCGAAGGTTCATCATCCCCACCAGCTACCTTAGCCACCCAGTTTTCAAAATACTGCTCCAACAAGCTGAGGAGGAATTCGGATATGATCACAATGGTGCCCTTACTCTCCCTTGTGAGATTGAGACCTTCAAATATCTCCTCAAATACATAGATCAAAACCAACCTAAGAGTCACAACGTTGGAGGAGGAAGCCCTGTTTCTGAACATGTCCTAATTTGTTTTTAGCATTATTAAAccatttttaaacttatttaccaatatctctctctctctctctctctctctccctccccCCCCCCCAACCTCCACACATATATATCACATATATGCTCATGGGACAAGTTCATATTGCTTTATCTTCATTAACAGTCTTAAACTTATTTCCTACTATCAGAAGTTCTATATCATTGAATTTTATGTAATGTTGTTATTTATCCGGTGTCGGGTTTTTTCCTCCTATGGAGTATGTATTTTAATTTACCCCTTTCCTTACAAATTTGTAATATTCTTTGTAAAAGGCCAaccatgcatggttttcctccaTGTGAAATTCTATTCTCCCATGAAGAGAAATTGAAATTTCTGTGATAATTTATTGAGGttgttaattccatattcaaagggtggatttttttattattttttttgtggttGTGGTTTTGTTCGCTTGATTTAGAATCCAATCTAAAGCGAATTAACTCATACTAGTTTTATGTCACAtgggtgaaaaaaataaaaaaaataaaatatattttctaattaGTTTTTCTTAAAGTTGATGATTACTGATAAAAATAGATGatacagaaaaaaaaatttaaacaatcaGTCAAAGTGCCATTAACACCTGAAAAAATTGCTttcaaagagaaaaaagaaaatggaagaaatGCAATaaggaaaatttaataaaacaaaacttattgttgacaaaataaaaataaaaataaaaacaagtggGTACTTggattttttaatacaaaatgtGGGTACTTGTTGAAGTTGGGGGAGTGGTGGTTTTTATTGtgtgaataattatttttaagttttattttgttaaataaaatttattaaattattttatatctatttttatttttattttcagaacTTAGTTTTTATCGGCTAAATTTGTTTATTATACTTTATTGGGCTTGACACTTTTCGAGTACCCGATTTCTATTCAAGAAATTTTACAGTCTAGTAGAATTTtcgcttgatttttttttttttttgcttaatgcttatttctactgaaaaaatattaatataaatatgagaTCAAGTTTTAAGATAAGCACAGGATACTAATACGGTTTTGATTTGggtatattcaattttttatcaatgttttgaattttttttttgaaagtaccATTATTTAAAAGATTATATCGGATGGAGAAAATTTTAGTATATATTATCCCACTGTAAAATAGTTTCCTCATATTAATAGACATTgtcagaaaagaaaaaggaagaccAAACATAAAAGATGCGGAGGCCCAAGTTTGTGTGTACTGTACTTTTCAAGCATTATTAATGTGTTTGAGGTAAAGATTTCTTCCTTTTGGCTATGTTTCATATACAGATTGCGATTCACATCTCTTTTCTGTTTCGGATCAAATCATTGAAtccatatataaaaataaaacacattttctgtaaatattatgaaaaaaaaatgaacattAATCTCTCATATATGTTACATAAGTAAAAATGAGAATGAACAGCGATGCTCTACAATATTATCATTACATAATATACAACTCCGGTACCATGGGAATGACCGGACGGGAAATGTTTCGTTTTTTGGTCTGCACGAGCCGTCAACATGCGTAAAACTCCACTAGTTCTTCCAAGGACTCAGCCTGAGGATCAGCATTTTCGAGCATCCAAAGCAAGTGTTCGAACAAGACAACCTCGCACGACACGTTGATGACGGCGTCGTTTTCGCCCGACGACCATTCCGCGAGTTCACGGAACAAAGGGCTTTTGATAATGTCGGAGCTAATAACGTATCGCCTCCGAGATTTTCCAACGTAGACGGGGTGGAGATTTGCCGACGATGAATCCTTGTCGATATCCGAAGCCGACGCCGCTACTGAGCTCGACGTAGGGCGGATTTGCTTGTTGTTGAATGAGTTTAGCTTCTTGAGAACTGACTTAAGCTTCGTTAGCTTGTCGCGGCCTTTCGCCAttgtctttgtttttttttcttctttggaaGGCTTAATGGATTTTCAAAGAGCTTTAGATAGCTAAGGGGAAGAAGGCTCGTTTATTTATAAAAAGAGTTGAAGAAGGGTGAAATTGTAAATTGCTTAAATGCAGCTAGATCTATTGGGCCCACGTGTGGGGTCCGGTAATTGTGGGAAGATAGTGGGCCGCACTTCTTTGACGTATGGCGTTGAGCGTTCTTTAATAATCCTCTCTTCCTTAATTATCTATCTACCTATAAAATAATCATCCACCTCTTTATATTAAGAGTGATATTAGATTATTTATGACAtttgaaaatgagtaaattaagaATTATATGTTTGATTAAAGATCAAAATAGTCTTTTTTTGATTTCATTCGTTTCCATTATTAAAAACTAGTATGGTTAGCATGATAATCAAAAAGTTATATGTAGTATGTCACATATATCTTATTTTGACATTCTGAGATAcatgaattaatttttaacagaataattagtttgttctttgatctaataCATATGgattaatttgcttatttttttaaGTAGAAGAGTTCAAATGCAATTCAACCCTTGGTACAAACACctccataatatttttattatttaaaggcTCCTTCAAGTCCCAACTTAAGTAGTTACCGAAAATATCATAACTAAAGCTACATTTTatcattaaatatatttattacaatttttttcattcatataataagctttttgtataatttaatatcattttgtTCGGATCAAAATATGTTACCCAAATATATTTCTctttatttgattttcttttgagtatttaaattatatgattctaaaaataaagaagttaaattaaatataataattcagATGAATGAAGGCTAAACTTTTCTTTAACCTAAATAAACAATGCATGTAAATCAAATGTCAATAACAAAGATAGGGATCCGGGAagaatttttatatatacatcaTAAAATGCCATGAATCTCTTGGTTTCAGAGCTTTTGCTCGTCAACCTCACATGCAAAGGCCATGACGAGAGTTGTTGTTTTCATTACTTGAGCATGTGATTTCATTTCTCAATAAaaacttgtttttatttattttaatggaaCTAAAGCAAAAGATTCGAAAATAGTGTAACAAATTAAGGTGTTAAGAAtgcacctttcacaaaagttaaaAGATTTTCTTTTGAATATGATTGCAAATGGAAAAGATTGAAAACTTAATAAGAATTTATTAATATCAGATGTCTCTTTAAAACAAAACCCATAAGAATGATCAGCATATACACTATGAAAATGATTAAGAATAAAGATGGGAGAAAGGAAGAACATGAATATGAAAATAGCAAATGAGGTTTCGGGGAACAATATTTAATAATGAGGGGATTAACAAAATTTAGGGTTTCAATCAAGAAAATCCGTCCATAAAGACAATTTGCGGCGAATGAACAAGGGCATGTGAGGGACACATGGAATCAAATTAATGTCCCAAAATATTGTGAACCACTAACTTAATAAATGAGCCTCAATCACACCCGACCATACTCTCCTCATGTggattcttaccataaaattagTAACCCGTGAAAATACGAGTCTACTAACATTTTTAAGATTTCATAGATAATCTGTTATTGTTTATAAATTACTTTGTAATATATTACTGTGTATTATGAAGACCGATCCGATTATTGTAAAAAGAAAAACCTGGTTTACGTtattttattagaaatatttttttaagaaatttcaaAAAGTAAAACCCTTTTTGGATTCAAAAAGGTATAAATTGTAATAGTACATTTCTAGTGGAATCGCTTTTGATTGGTGGAGGCATTAATAGTAGTTTGGTGAAACTATGTTTGTTACACTAGTTTTTGAGGAGGTGAAAAATCAAGAATTCACCATATATCGAGAAATCATAATGAATTACTGATCATATAGCCAATAAGTATGCTGTAACCAAAAATTCAAGTTTACAATTGATTGAAGAATCCCCGATTTTAGTGCAAGGCTTATTGCTTGCTGATCGTAATGTGTCGatattgaattaattttagccAGTTAATGTAGTcagtttatgttatttttttctattagaaaaaaaaatatttttaatatttttaaattaaactaGAGATTAATATAGAAAGATAGGGAAAAAAATGTGTGGTGAGAAGGGAATGGACTGTGGAGTTTATATCTCCCTCTCTATATATTTCTGTCCCTATTCCAACAATATCTATTTATCGAAGACTTATGTGTTTTTTGATGTATCGAAAATAACACAAATTTCCAATTCATTTGTCAAGAATCAATGAATGAGAAATGCAACTTTGATTGTTTCTTGGGAAACAAGATCCTCCTATACGTGGGAAAATCAACAGGATCTGTTTGCACTTTTGAACTTATTCTACTAATATTTCAATTTTCGGTTGGTCAAAAACATGTACCGTGGAAGAAGTGAAATGTCTCTAAAAGACATAAGAAATGTCTATTCTCGATTGAGACCTAAATCTTTGCTAATATATGCATGTCAACAGAGGACGAAAGTTAAAGAATATATTATGTTGAGATCAgattgaaataaaaagtaatcaTGTTTTTTGAAGGATgattagaataattttttttttaattttagattgaaaattatttaaaaattaaataagtttgaaggagccaaaaaaaaaagaagaaaaaagaaaggtggCACTCACCTATGGGATCCATCTGTGCATGTGCTTAATGATGATGATTGAATGATTATAGAGGACATGTAGCATGTGATTAGCATTATCATGCTACTAATTACCAGTGTTAACTGATTTTAAACGACAGCCTTTGTCTTCTTATATATATTTCTGAACATTGGATTCTATTAGATAAACAAGTTTATTAGGATTACTTCTCAATTAGTC
The sequence above is drawn from the Gossypium hirsutum isolate 1008001.06 chromosome A05, Gossypium_hirsutum_v2.1, whole genome shotgun sequence genome and encodes:
- the LOC107961356 gene encoding auxin-responsive protein SAUR32, yielding MDHGNKSTGIKQIVRLKGMLQKWQTATFRSRPNSHNSQRNHGHGDVSGSINKVQTEKRYCDSDEDGCYSPEPAPDVPKGYFAVYVGPELRRFIIPTSYLSHPVFKILLQQAEEEFGYDHNGALTLPCEIETFKYLLKYIDQNQPKSHNVGGGSPVSEHVLICF
- the LOC107961355 gene encoding auxin-responsive protein SAUR76 gives rise to the protein MAKGRDKLTKLKSVLKKLNSFNNKQIRPTSSSVAASASDIDKDSSSANLHPVYVGKSRRRYVISSDIIKSPLFRELAEWSSGENDAVINVSCEVVLFEHLLWMLENADPQAESLEELVEFYAC